The region ATAGGCTTCCAACACGGGCGCACCGGCAAGAGCAATGAGGATGCCGGCGATAGCCAGTGCCGCCACGACCGCAAGGACGGGCGCGAGCAGGATGAGATAGAGGGGACGGTGATCGCGGCGCTCAAGACGCATGACTGTAAGCTCCGGTCGCCTGCCATTCGCCTGCCATCATCAATCCAAGCAGGCGCGGGTTCGCGTCTTCAGCTGCGACCGGGGGCGAAAGCCTGCCCTTCACGATTGCCTGTATCCGATCCGCAAGGCCCATTACTTCGTCGAGATCCTCGGATATCAGCAGAACTGCAGTTCCTTGCCTGCGCGCCTCCAGGATGCGGGCGTGGATCGCCGCCACCGCTCCCTCGTCAAGACCGCGCGTCGGCTGTGCGGCGACTAGAATACGTGGACGCTGGTGAAGGTTGCGCCCCAGAATGAGCTTCTGCATGTTTCCGCCAGACAGTAACCGCGTGCGGCTCGCGACGGTCGCCCCGCGCACGTCGAATTCCTGGATGATGCGCTGCGCGAAGGCCTGACCAGCGGACCTGTCAACGAGGCCATTCCTTGAATATTCAGACGACCAGACGCGCTCAAGAATGGCATTTTCCCAGATCGCCATCTCGCCGATGGCGCCCTGCTTGTTGCGGTCCTCGGGAATGCGTCCGATGCCCGCCTCAATGGCTCCCTTGACGTCGAGACCCGGGATCGGCTGGCCAAACAGAAGCATGTCTCCGCTATTCGGACCGATGACGCCCGACATGAGCTTCGCGAGTGCCGCCTGGCCATTGCCGGAAACACCGATGATCCCGAGCGTTTCACCTTCGCGGAGGGAGAAATCAACCGACGTCAGCCTCTCAACTCCGTTCTCCACGACCGTCACGCCGGTGGCCTCGAAGGCTACCGCACCGGGTGTCGCGGGTTCGCGGACCGGACGGGTGACGCGCCTGCCGACCATCAGTTCCGCGAGTTCCGCCTTGCTGGTCTCGCTCGCACGGCGCTCGGCCGCGACCTTGCCGCCGCGCAGGACGATCACGCGATCCGCCGCCGCCATGACCTCATCGAGCTTGTGGGAAATGAAGATCAGAGAGAGGCCCTGCCGGGCCATTTCCTTGAGCGTCTGGAACAGGCGCTCCGCTTCGAGATTGGTGAGAACTGCGGTCGGCTCGTCGAGGATGAGGATGCGCGCATCGTTGTAGAGCGCCTTCAGGATCTCGACGCGCTGCTGCTCTCCGACGGAAAGATCGCCCAGCCGCGCATCGGGATCGACGGTCAGGCCGAAGCGTCGCGAGATATCGAGGAGTTTCGCGCGCGCGCCCGACCGGTCGGACCGCAGCGACCAGAGGGTCTCGGTGCCCGTCATCACGTTCTCGAGCACGGTGAGGTTGGCGGCCAGCGAGAAATGCTGGTGCACCATGCCGACGCCCGCGCGGATCGCCGCCCTGGGCTTGCCGTGTGGAAGTTCCTTGCCGTGGACATACACCGTGCCTGCATCCGGTGCATAATGACCGAAGAGCACGCTCATGAGCGTTGTCTTACCGGCGCCGTTCTCGCCAAGCAGCGCCAGAAGCTCTCCCTCGCGAAGACCGATGGAGATGTCGTCATTGGCGACGATGGTACCAAAGCGCTTGGTGATCCCGACAAGTTCGAGAACGAGACGGTCGGTCATGCTCCAAACCCCGCAACAGGAAACGCGTGGGTCCAACGTCCCTCGCCTTCGAGACGCGCGGCGAGCGACAACAGCAGGGCGTCCTGCCCCATCGGACCGATCAGTTGCACGGGCAACGGAAGCCCTTCATCGTCACGGCCGAAAGGCAGCGTTATCGCCGGGAAGCCTGAAACGTTCGCAAGGGCGGCAGTCGGTGAGAAACGGGCCATCCGCTGGAGGTGAAGGTCTGTATCCCCATGGTCGGACGGGAAGGAACCAATGGGCGGCGGCGCACAGGAAAGCATCGGCGCGAGGATGCAATCGACCGTATCGAACAGGCTCCAGAGCGCCGCGCTGACAAGAACGCCCTGATTGAGGGTCTCCCAAAGCGTGGTGCCCGCAAGGGCTGCTCCCCTTTCCACGAAGGCGCGCGACATCGGTTCCACTTTTTCCAAGTCGAGATCGGCGGAGGTAGCAAGATTTGCGAGATTGACGGCCACGATATCGGCGAATGCCCGCTGGCTCATGTTGACCGCGTGCTCCAACGCCTCCCATTTCAGTGGAATGAGCGTGTGCCCCGCCGCCTCGAGACTTCTGGCAGCCTCGGCAACAGCGTGAAAGCGCTCGCCATCTGTCGGATAAAGGACGCCGGTATCCTCGAGCACGCCGATCCGCAGTGAACCGGGACCGACCTCATCGGTCTGCGGATCCGCAAAGGGTCCGCGCACCTTCCCCGCAATTGCGCCGAGTATCGCTTCCGCATCGCGGACAGAACGGCAAACCGCAAGTTCGCTGGCAATTCCTCCCAGATGGTTTCCGAAGGCGGGACCGCCCGGGATCAGGCCGCGGGTAGGCTTCAACCCGACGAGCCCACAGCAGGCGGCGGGCACCCGGATGGACCCACCCGCATCCGTCGCATGGGCAATCGCTACTATGCCGGACGCGACCGCAGCCGCCGCACCGCCGGATGATCCCCCCGCCGTCCGGTCAAGCGCGAGCGGATTGCGGCACACGGGACCTCGCATCGGTTCGCTCGACAGCGAAAGCCCGAACTCCGGGCTGGTCGTCACACCGAACAGACAGAAGCCGGCCTTGCGAAACCGGACCGCGAGATCCGAATCCGCGCTGCCATCCACGCGACCTTCGAGCGCCCGAGAACCGGCTACAACCGGGTATCCGGCGAAAGGACCTCCGAGATCCTTGGCAAGGGTCGGCACACCGGCGAAGCGCCGCCGGGAGAACCCTTCCGGATCAGACAGCTGCGCCGCGTCCATGCCTCTGGCCGCAGCCCTGCCCGCCTCCGCATCCATATGGCAAATGGCACCCTCGGCGCGGCGTTGCTCCGCCGCCTCCAGCGCCGCTTCCATGGCCTCGGCGCACGAAAGCGAACCGGCCGCGATCGCCGCGGCAAGCGACGTTGCATCGCCGGCCGCCGAAACGACTGGCGACTGCCGAGGCTGTTCCATCCTGCTCATGTCCGACCGATCTGCGTTCGCCGCTTACTTCGGCTCTTCCATCATGATCGGCACTTCAAACCTTCCGGCCTTGATCTCTGCACGTCTTGCTTCCATCGCGGCTTCGGCGTCCGCAGGCGCCACACCCTTCACATAGACGATGTCGCTGCCGCCGTCCTTCATCAGGCCGTAGGCCGTGTAGCTCTTGCCGACGGGGTTTCCAGCGTTCACATCCGCAACCGCTGCATTAAGAATAGGCCGGAAGTACCACATCGCATTCGCAAAAACGGTGTCCGGATAGCGCGGTGTATAGTCGAGCAGAGAGCCAACCGACTTGATACCCCGTTCCTTGGCCGCATCGGCCGTCCCGATGCGTTCGCCGAAGAGGATATCCGCACCGGCGTCGATCTGCGCAAGTCCGGCTTCCCGCGCCTTCGGCGGATCGAAGAACGTGCCGATGAAGGACACCAGGTGCTTCGCGTCGGGGTTCACTTCCTTGACGCCGGCGGCGAAGGCGTTGATCAGCATGTTGACTTCCGGGATCGGAATCGCGCCGACGGAGCCGACGACGTTCGACTTGGTCATCTTCCCGGCGAGCATGCCGGCGAGGTATGCCCCGTCGTGGTTCCAGGTTCCGAAGACGCCGAAATTATCGCCCGCGGCGTCGCCGCTCGACCCCATCAGGAAGGCGGTGTCCGGATAGTCCGCCGCGACCTGCCGCGCTTCACGCTCCACGGCATAGGATTCGCCGACGATCAGCTTGAAACCCTGATCGGCATATTCGCGCATGGCCCGCGGATAGTCCGTTCCCGACACGCCCTCGGAGAACTTGTATTCGATCACGCCTTCTGCCGCCGCTGCCTGCAGCGCCTCGTGAAGACGCGAGTTCCAGGCATTTTCGACGGGGGAAGCGTGGATGCCGGCGACCTTGAGTGGTGCCTGGGCGCGCGCTGACGGGACCAGGCCACTCACCCCAACGGCAAGTCCGGTCGCCAGAACGGCACGGCGTGAAATCAGAATGCGATTGGTCATCGGCGGGTCCCCATCTTTTTTACCAACTGGTTCAAAAACCATAGGATTCGCACAAAACCGAGTCAAGCAAACGCACTGCATAATAAATGATCATGCACCAAAATCAGCCACACTCCGGACGGGCGTTTCCAAACAATCACCCGGCTCAGCGGGCACCCAAACCCGTCCATGCCGCGAGCCGTTGATTGTCAGCCCGATTGGTGGTCTGAACTCGGAGGGCACTGAATCGGAGGTCCAGCATGGAAGAAGTCGAATGCGTCGTTGCCGGAGCCGGCGTCGTCGGCCTTGCGATCGCCCGCGAGGCTGCAAGGCGGGGGCTGGAGACCTTCGTCATCGAGGCCGAGCCGATTATTGGCGCAGGCACGAGTTCCCGAAACTCGGAAGTCATCCATGCCGGGCTCTACTATCCCCGTGGCTCGTTGAAGGCGCGCTTCTGCGTGGAGGGACGAAAGCGTCTCTATCGCTACGCCGAGGAGATGCACGTTCCGCACCGGCGCTGCGGCAAGCTGATCGTTGCAACGGATGAGAGCCAGCGCGCGGGATTGCAGAAGATCCGGGAGACTGCCGAGGCGGCCGGCGTGACAGATCTCGAGCTGCTTTCGGACGACGCTGCCCGCGCTCTTGAACCCGCGCTCTCCTGCGTGGCTGCACTTCTTTCCCCATCGACAGGCATCATCGACAGCCATGCGCTCATGATGTCGTTGCGCGCCGACGCCGAAGACAGCGGGGCCGCCCTCGCCTTCAACACGGAAATCGTATCCGCCCGCAGGCGAATGGACGACGGCCTCGTTCTGGCCACGCGCGACACGACCAGCGGAACGCATTTCGAAATTGCCGCACGGACGTTCATCAACGCCGCCGGTCTTTCCGCCAATGCACTTGCCATGGCCGTCGAAGGAACCGACCGCTCCAAGGTACCGAACCTCTACCTCGCCAAGGGGAATTACTTTTCCGCGCCGGCGCGAAACGTCTTTTCACGGCTGATCTATCCCGTGCCGCAGGAAGGCGGGCTCGGCGTGCATCTCACGATGGACCTTGGCGGAAACATGCGGTTCGGCCCCGATGTCGAATGGACGGACAGGATCGACTACCGGGTCGATCCTGAACGGTGTCGGGACTTCTTCAAAGAGATCCGCCGCTACTGGCCCGATCTTCCGGACGACTGCCTGCAGCCGGCCTATAGCGGAATAAGGCCCAAGCTCGCGCCGCGAGGCGCTCCCGCCGCCGATTTTGCGATCCACGGTCCGGCGATCCATGGGGCAAGCGGGCTCGTGCATCTTTTCGGCATCGAAAGCCCCGGCCTCACATCGTGCCTTGCCATTGCCGAGTATGTGATGGATCTCGCAACGCTCCGGTCCTGACCCATCTGGCTTCCCAAGCGGAGTCCTCAAGTTTCGGCACAGGCCACAATCATCTTTGGAAGGTGGCGGACGACAAGCGAGGAGGATGCGGCCCCCTACTCCATGTCCTGCTCGACCGTTTCGTCCCGATCGTCACCGGCTGGGCTCCCGAACTCCGAAGTGAACTCCCTGCGGCTCAAAAGCCCGGAATCCTCGAGCATTTCGATATCGGGGAGGTCTCGCAGGCTGTCGAAGCCAAATGCGGAGAGGAAGGCAGGCGTGGTGACATAGGTATAGGGCGCGCCCGGCGTGGGACTGCGCGGACCATAGGTCACGAACCCGGCCTGGCGGAGGTTCGCGATGGTATCGCGGCTGACCTCCTTTCCAAAGATCACCGAGATCTCGGACCGTGTCAGCGGCTGGAAGTAGCCGATCGCCATAAGGACCGTGGCCTCATGCTGCGAGACCTCGTGCAGGGGTTCCGTGGGGGCGCCCGAAGCCCTGATCACTCCGGCGTAGCCGGGTCTCGTGCGATGCTGCCATCCGCCGGCGACCGCCACGAGTTCATAGGGCCGTTCGCGGAGATCGTCACAGATGTCGTCGATAATCAGCTCGATGTTGCACTCGCTGCCGACGACACGGCTGAGGGTCTCCCGCGACACCGGCGTGGCCGAGGCGAAGATCACTGCTTCGATGCGGTTCTTCCATTCACGCCAGCGACGCTCAGGTGGGAGGTCGGCGAGTTCGACGTCGATAAGGGCGAGTTGTTGCAGCCGCTTCGCCATCGGTCAAAGCCCGTATAAGCGAAAGGTGGTGCGCCCGGTGAGTTCCCGGACGGCGCCCAGAGATTGCAGTCGATCGAAGAACCTGCGGCCCGAACGGTCCGTCGTCCTGTCCGTTGCGGAGCCGGCCGCGTGGGCATCCTCCGAAAGCAGTGCGGCCACGAGCGTCGAGGCCTCCTTGGCGCGAAGCTTGGGTGCGACTGCGATCAACATGTCGGCGCGCCGGGTGATCTCGGCGTGAAGATCAAAGGCGTCCGCCGCCGCCCGTGCATAGGCCAGGCTGCAGACCCGCATCCAGCTACCACCATCCTCGGGGGAAGCCGCAGCACAGCGCAACTCCGACCGCTTCACGTAAGGCACGAGGAGCGGCACCGGTGCCGGCCATTTCATGCGGATCGCGAGGGCCGCATCCGCAAACCAGAATGCAAGCGCTTCGGCTTCCGGCATCGCCTGCATGACACGCGCGGCGGCCTGTCCCGCGGCAGCAAGCGGGCCCTGGCTTGCACCGACGACCTCTGTCACGCTCATCAGCAAGTCGGGAAGTCGCTCCCCTCGCCCGGGCGCCAGCGAGTCTGCAACCGATGCCTGCCAGCTCTCGCCATCGAGCGAAGCTTTTGTCGCAAGCCTGCGCCATGCCTCGAGAACGCGCCCCGCCGGCCCCGGATCGTCGCCGGGACGACGCAGCACCCAGGCATCGCGCAGGTCGGCCTCGCTTTCCTTGCGGCCCTGCATCCTGACCATCTCCGCCGCGTTCCTGAGCGCGAGCCGGCGGCGCCACAAGAGGCCAATCCCTTCGTCCTGCATCGCGATCGGGTGAATGGATGCAAGGGCTGCCCCGGCGGCGAAGGCAGCCTCCAGCGGATTTTCGAGGGCAACCCGCGACCGCGCCCAACCGGGAAACGGCTGGGGCTCTCTCGTTGCACGCGCTTGATCGTGGATAGACTTGTCGAATCGAACCATGCTTGGAGAATAGCAAATGGCGGCGTTTTGACCTACGGCCAAAGCGGGAAAGCGCCGCAATATGCCATGAGCGCTGTTGTCCACCGGTCTTCCGCTTCGGGCCCGGCTCAGAGGCTGACGACGGTGGCGTGCCTCTTCACTTTTCGTTTGCAACGCAGGATTGGCCGCTTGTGCAGAAACAAAACCGCCCATACTCTCCACACGCACCCGGCAGTACCCGGAAGGCTTTCCATCACCCTGTTTCCCCTCTCCCGACCACGACGCCCGTCGATCCCACGTTTACTGCAGGCTCCCTTTACATGGCATCACCCAACGCGCTGAACCTCTACTGGCAGAGCACGGCACCTGGATCGGCCACTGTGCCGTTGACCGGAGAAACGAGCGCGGACGTCGTTATCGTGGGCGGCGGCTATACCGGTCTCAGCTCTGCCCTGCACCTTGCCGAACGAGGGCTGAAGCCGCTGGTTCTCGAAGCGCATGACCTTGCCCACGGATGCTCGGGGCGAAATGGCGGTCAGGTCAACCCCGGACTTAAGGTCCCGCCGGACCAGTTGGAGGCGGATCACGGCAGCGACCTCGGCCAACGGATGTTTGCGCTCTCCCAGGGGGCACCCGACGAAGTGTTCGATCTCATCGAGCGACTCGAGATCGGTTGCTCGCCCGTGCGGTCAGGTACCTTGCGGGCGGCGATCAATCTTCCATCGCAGAAAGGCGAAGAGGATCTCTTCCGCCAGCTCTCGCTGCGCGGCATACCCGTCGAAAGGTTGGAGGCGGTCGAGATGGTGCGAAGAACGGCTACGCGCCACTACGTGTCGGGCCTGTTCGATCCTCGCGGCGGTCACATCAACCCGCTTGCCTATGCGCGCGGCATTGCGGCAGCCGCCCTTCGGGCTGGAGCACGCATTCACGCATTCTCGCCTGCCCAGACAATCGAAAGACAAGGGGTGAACTGGAAGGTCAGAACTCCCACCGGCACCGTCACGGCGCCGCATGCGATCCTCTGCACGAACGGCTACACCGATAACCTGTGGCCCGGCCTCCGTCGTACCATCATTCCGGTCATGAGCGCGATCGTCGCCACGGATCCACTCCCACCTGCCCTGCTCGCTGACATCATGCCGAGCCGATCCTCTGTCTATGAGATCGGCTGGAATACCGTGTACTACCGCGTCGACCATCAGGGGCGGCTGCTTATGGGGGGCCGAAGCTCCGGGAAAACCAGCGGAGAGGAACGGACCGGTCATCTGGTTTCGCATGCCGAACGCCTCTGGCCATCACTGAAAGGAGTTGCGTGGCCATGGCGATGGAGCGGACAGGTGGCGCTCACCACCGACCACTACCCGCACCTGACCGAACCGGAAGCAGGCCTCCACCTGATGCTCGGATACAACGGTCGCGGGGTGGCGATGGCGACCCTCATGGGGCGCCTGCTTGCGGAGCGCATCGCCACCGGGGCGACACAGCCCTTTCCCATGCCGGTCGATATCGGGTTGCACCCCATTCCGTTTCACGGGCTGCATCGGTTCGGAGTCGCGGCGCGGATTTTCTATGGCCGCTTGCGAGATGCTTTCAGCGTCTAGCGCATTTTCGTGTTTCTCCGCGTCGGGGAAATCCTCCAGCCCTTTGACTTAAGGTAGTTCCTCACCCAGGGCCGCCTCGAACTTTTGCCGGCGGTAGTCTGGCGCATTTCGTGCAATTGACGCGAGGCCGCTAGTGCGACCTCAAGAGTTTCCGGCCCGGCCGCCGACGGGCGTTTCGGCAAGGGTTTCCAAGCACGCGCGCTTGCCATAAGTTCCCACTATGTTCCGCCGTTTCTTTCGATTCGATGACTCGGCCAAGGGAACGACAAGCCGGAACACGCAATCTGCTGGAGTTTAAATGAGCGCGGCAGCCTATCTCGACAAACTGAACGATGCCCAACGCAGGGCCGTCGAATACGGGTCGAACCTGCCCGACGGATCGACGGCCGGACCGCTGCTCGTCATCGCAGGCGCAGGCTCCGGCAAGACCAACACGCTGGCGCACCGGGTCGCTCACCTGATCGTCAATGGCGCCGATCCGCGGCGCATCCTGCTGATGACCTTCTCGCGCCGTGCCGCGTCAGAAATGGCGCACCGGGTCGAACGGATCTGTGCGAAGGTGCTTGGAGCGAATGCGGGGATCATGACGGATGCGCTGACCTGGGCCGGCACATTTCACGGCATCGGTGCGAGGCTCCTGCGGGACTACGCCGATCAGATCGGCTTGAACCCCGACTTCACAATCCACGATCGGGAAGATTCGGCAGATCTCATGAATCTGATCCGGCACGAACTGGGCTTTTCGAAAACCGAAAGCCGGTTTCCCACCAAGGGTACCTGCCTGTCCATCTACTCGCGCGCCGTCAATGCCGAGGAACCGCTCGATCAGGTCCTCAAGACATTCTTCCCCTGGTGCGCGGGCTGGGAGAAAGAGTTGCGAGAGCTCTTCGCGTCCTATGTCGAAGCCAAGCAGGCCCAAAACGTGCTCGACTATGACGACCTGCTGCTCTACTGGGCGACGACCGTGAGCGATCCTGTTCTGGCCGACGACATCGCCGGACGCTGGGACCATGTCCTTGTGGACGAGTATCAGGACACGAACCGGCTCCAGGCCTCCATTCTCATGGCACTCCGGCCCGGCGGTGGCGGATTGACGGTCGTGGGCGACGATGCCCAGTCGATCTACTCGTTCCGCGCGGCGACGGTTAGAAACATCCTCGACTTCCCCAGCGCCTTCACCCCTGCCGCCGACATCATCACCCTCGACCGGAACTATCGCTCGACCCAGCCCATTCTCGCGGCAGCGAACGGCGTGATCGACCTCGCGCGCGAGCGCTTCACCAAGAACCTCTGGACGGAGCGGGAAGCAGCCGACCGGCCGGCGCTGGTAACGGTTCGCGACGAGGCCGACCAGGCTCGCTACATCGTGGAGCAGGTGCTGGAGCGCCGCGAAACCGGAACACCGCTCAAGCAGCAAGCCGTGCTCTTTCGCACCTCGCATCACAGTGGCCCGCTGGAAGTGGAGCTCACCCGCCGCAACGTTCCCTTCGTCAAGTTTGGTGGCCTGAAATTCCTCGATGCCGCCCATGTCAAGGATCTGCTGGCGATCCTGCGCTTTGCCCAGAACCCGCGTGACCGCGTTGCAGGCTTCCGGCTGATGCAACTCGTTCCGGGCGTCGGCCCGCAGACCGCGGGTCGCATTCTGGACGTGATGGCGGACAATCCCGAACCACTCTTCGCGTTGGCCGAGGTTCCGCCGCCACCGCGTTCCGGGGAGGACTGGCCTGCCCTCATCGAAATGCTGCGCAGGGTGCACGCCGGGGCAACCGGTTGGCCGGCCGAAATCGCCGAGGCGCGCGCCTGGTATGAGCCACACCTCGATCGGATTCATGAGGATGCCGACACCCGGCAGGCAGATCTTCTGCAATTGGAGCAGATTGCGGCGGGCTACCCTTCGCGCGAGCGCTTTCTGACAGAACTGACCCTCGACCCGCCGGATGCGACCAGCGACCAGTCCGGCGTTCCGTTGCTCGACGAAGACTATCTCATCCTGTCGACCATCCATTCCTCCAAGGGGCAGGAGTGGAAGTCAGTCTTCGTGCTGAACTGTGTCGACGGGTGCATTCCCTCCGACCTCGGTACCGGCACGACCGCCGAAATCGAGGAGGAACGGCGGCTGCTTTACGTGGCGATGACGCGTGCGAAAGACAGACTGCATCTCGTGACACCACAGCGCTTCTTCACGCACGGGCAGAATGCCAAGGGGGACCGCCATGTTTATGCGTCGCGTACCCGCTTCCTCCCCGCAACCCTCCTCCAGTTTTTCGAGTGCCTGACCTGGCCGGTCGCGGCGCCGGCCGCAGATGGCCAGAGAAGCCGCCGAGACATCAGGATCGATGCCGGAGCACGTATGCGCGGAATGTGGCGGTGAATTTCCACGCAGCCTTTAAAGTCCGGTGAACCGGCACCACGAAAGGATGCCGACCGTCGGGCTGACCACGCGCAGCGGCTCTCCAAAACCTCGCAGTTACGCAAAAAGCCGCCCCGGAGGGCGGCTTTCCAATGCGATTTGCCTGTAGACCTGTGACGGGCTGCCTATTCAGAGACTGCTCACAGAGAAGCCCGGCAGCGAGATGGCAGGGCCGCAAGACGGCCCCGTCAGCTTCCGAAAATCAGGCGGCCTGCGAGACCTTGGCGCCCGTGTCGACCGACGAGATCGTCTTCAGGATCTGCGAAGCGATCTGGTAGGGGTCTCCCTGGGAGTTCGGGCGGCGATCTTCGAGATAGCCCTTGTAGCCGTTGTTCACGAACGAGTGCGGAACGCGGATGGAGGCACCACGGTCGGCAACACCATAGCTGAACTTGTTCCACGGAGCCGTTTCGTGCTTGCCGGTCAGACGCATGTGGTTGTCCGGGCCGTAAACGTTGATGTGGTCATGCAGGTTCTTTTCGAAAGCAGCCATAAGCGCCTCGAAATATTCCTTGCCGCCGACTTCGCGCATGTATGCGGTCGAGAAGTTGGCATGCATGCCCGAACCGTTCCAGTCGGTGTCGCCGAGCGGCTTGCAGTGGTATTCAACGTCGATGCCGTACTTTTCCGTCAGGCGCTGCAGCAGGTAGCGAGCCATCCAGACTTCGTCAGCGGCCCTCTTGGAACCCTTGCCGAAAACCTGGAATTCCCACTGGCCCTTGGCCACTTCGGCGTTGATGCCTTCGTGGTTGATGCCGGCAGCGAGGCAGATGTCAAGGTGCTCTTCGACGATCTTGCGTGCGACGTCGCCGACGTTGCTGTAGCCAACACCGGTGTAGTACGGGCCCTGCGGCGCGGGATAGCCGGTTTCAGGGAAGCCGAGCGGGCGGCCGTTCTTGTAGAAGAAGTATTCCTGTTCGAAGCCGAACCACGCGCCCTCGTCATCGAGAATGGTTGCGCGCGAGTTGGACGGATGCGGGGTCTTGCCGTCCGGCATCATGACTTCGCACATCACGAGCACGCCGTTCGTGCGAACCGGATCGGGATAGACCGCGACGGGCTTCAGGACGCAATCGGAGCTGCGGCCTTCGGCCTGCATCGTCGAGCTTCCGTCAAAGCCCCAGAGAGGGAGTTGCTCAAGCGTCGGAAACGCATCGAATTCCTTGATCTGCGTCTTGCCGCGCAGATTGGGAACCGGGGTATAACCGTCAAGCCAGATGTACTCGAGCTTAAATTTTGTCATTTCGAACCTTTCATCGGTCATGATGTTACTGGCAGGGGTCGAAAACAGCCCCACATCCAGCGTTCCGCCATCAACGGCTGCTTACCATTATGCATTTACCGTGCCAGATCGAATTGCGGCGCCCCGAATGTGGGGTGACACAGGCACCCAACCGAGACGAGTGCGTTGCGCACAGGTCAACGGACGACGCGTTATTTAGGCCTTTCAACGGGCAACCGGTTGAACCGACAGAAAGGAGGTGAAACCAAATGTCGCAGCCGGCCACGGCGTGCCGCGCGTCCTTGAGGCTTAAACAATCGTGAACACGAATGCCGAAGCGAGGCGTCCGCCTAAATGTTGCGCTGCAGCGTCAAAAAATCTGATCAAAATATAGTCACAAGCGAATTTTTTAGTCGCATTGGATGCTTGTGGCCAGCGCCGCGTCGCGCCGGCCAAAAGAATTTCGCTCGAACTATGCCTCGACCCGCACCCAACCGCGATCGGCAAAAGACTGTGCCATGGCATGAACGCTGCGTTCGATGCGCAGCCCGTCCTTGAAGTCGATGAGATTGGCCGGCTTGCCGCCAATAGCCGCGATCAGTTCCCGGCATTCTATAACTTTGAGATCGTTGAAGCCGAGGCTATGGCCGGGAGCGGGCACGAAGCGATCGTAGGGCTGGTGATACGGCCCCGCCAGAACCTTCCGGAAGCCCTGGTTCTCAGTGGGACCGTTCGCCTGGTAGATCTCGAATTCGTTCATCCGCTCCTGATCGTACAGAATGGAACCGGTGGAACCAAAGACCTGCAGGGCAATCCGTCCCTTGCGCCCCCAGGCCGCGCGGTTGACCATCAACACCACAGAGGTTCCGCTTTCCATGCGCATCAGCACGCTCGCGACATCATGGTTCTCCACTTTGCGAGCGCCGCCGCCTGAAAGAGGTCGCTCCTCGGAAGGCTTCACCATGTCGGTGACGACAGATTCGACGTGGC is a window of Sinorhizobium sp. BG8 DNA encoding:
- a CDS encoding ABC transporter ATP-binding protein: MTDRLVLELVGITKRFGTIVANDDISIGLREGELLALLGENGAGKTTLMSVLFGHYAPDAGTVYVHGKELPHGKPRAAIRAGVGMVHQHFSLAANLTVLENVMTGTETLWSLRSDRSGARAKLLDISRRFGLTVDPDARLGDLSVGEQQRVEILKALYNDARILILDEPTAVLTNLEAERLFQTLKEMARQGLSLIFISHKLDEVMAAADRVIVLRGGKVAAERRASETSKAELAELMVGRRVTRPVREPATPGAVAFEATGVTVVENGVERLTSVDFSLREGETLGIIGVSGNGQAALAKLMSGVIGPNSGDMLLFGQPIPGLDVKGAIEAGIGRIPEDRNKQGAIGEMAIWENAILERVWSSEYSRNGLVDRSAGQAFAQRIIQEFDVRGATVASRTRLLSGGNMQKLILGRNLHQRPRILVAAQPTRGLDEGAVAAIHARILEARRQGTAVLLISEDLDEVMGLADRIQAIVKGRLSPPVAAEDANPRLLGLMMAGEWQATGAYSHAS
- a CDS encoding amidase, producing the protein MSRMEQPRQSPVVSAAGDATSLAAAIAAGSLSCAEAMEAALEAAEQRRAEGAICHMDAEAGRAAARGMDAAQLSDPEGFSRRRFAGVPTLAKDLGGPFAGYPVVAGSRALEGRVDGSADSDLAVRFRKAGFCLFGVTTSPEFGLSLSSEPMRGPVCRNPLALDRTAGGSSGGAAAAVASGIVAIAHATDAGGSIRVPAACCGLVGLKPTRGLIPGGPAFGNHLGGIASELAVCRSVRDAEAILGAIAGKVRGPFADPQTDEVGPGSLRIGVLEDTGVLYPTDGERFHAVAEAARSLEAAGHTLIPLKWEALEHAVNMSQRAFADIVAVNLANLATSADLDLEKVEPMSRAFVERGAALAGTTLWETLNQGVLVSAALWSLFDTVDCILAPMLSCAPPPIGSFPSDHGDTDLHLQRMARFSPTAALANVSGFPAITLPFGRDDEGLPLPVQLIGPMGQDALLLSLAARLEGEGRWTHAFPVAGFGA
- a CDS encoding NAD(P)/FAD-dependent oxidoreductase — encoded protein: MEEVECVVAGAGVVGLAIAREAARRGLETFVIEAEPIIGAGTSSRNSEVIHAGLYYPRGSLKARFCVEGRKRLYRYAEEMHVPHRRCGKLIVATDESQRAGLQKIRETAEAAGVTDLELLSDDAARALEPALSCVAALLSPSTGIIDSHALMMSLRADAEDSGAALAFNTEIVSARRRMDDGLVLATRDTTSGTHFEIAARTFINAAGLSANALAMAVEGTDRSKVPNLYLAKGNYFSAPARNVFSRLIYPVPQEGGLGVHLTMDLGGNMRFGPDVEWTDRIDYRVDPERCRDFFKEIRRYWPDLPDDCLQPAYSGIRPKLAPRGAPAADFAIHGPAIHGASGLVHLFGIESPGLTSCLAIAEYVMDLATLRS
- a CDS encoding DUF1403 family protein; protein product: MVRFDKSIHDQARATREPQPFPGWARSRVALENPLEAAFAAGAALASIHPIAMQDEGIGLLWRRRLALRNAAEMVRMQGRKESEADLRDAWVLRRPGDDPGPAGRVLEAWRRLATKASLDGESWQASVADSLAPGRGERLPDLLMSVTEVVGASQGPLAAAGQAAARVMQAMPEAEALAFWFADAALAIRMKWPAPVPLLVPYVKRSELRCAAASPEDGGSWMRVCSLAYARAAADAFDLHAEITRRADMLIAVAPKLRAKEASTLVAALLSEDAHAAGSATDRTTDRSGRRFFDRLQSLGAVRELTGRTTFRLYGL
- a CDS encoding BMP family protein, with protein sequence MTNRILISRRAVLATGLAVGVSGLVPSARAQAPLKVAGIHASPVENAWNSRLHEALQAAAAEGVIEYKFSEGVSGTDYPRAMREYADQGFKLIVGESYAVEREARQVAADYPDTAFLMGSSGDAAGDNFGVFGTWNHDGAYLAGMLAGKMTKSNVVGSVGAIPIPEVNMLINAFAAGVKEVNPDAKHLVSFIGTFFDPPKAREAGLAQIDAGADILFGERIGTADAAKERGIKSVGSLLDYTPRYPDTVFANAMWYFRPILNAAVADVNAGNPVGKSYTAYGLMKDGGSDIVYVKGVAPADAEAAMEARRAEIKAGRFEVPIMMEEPK
- a CDS encoding SMC-Scp complex subunit ScpB; amino-acid sequence: MAKRLQQLALIDVELADLPPERRWREWKNRIEAVIFASATPVSRETLSRVVGSECNIELIIDDICDDLRERPYELVAVAGGWQHRTRPGYAGVIRASGAPTEPLHEVSQHEATVLMAIGYFQPLTRSEISVIFGKEVSRDTIANLRQAGFVTYGPRSPTPGAPYTYVTTPAFLSAFGFDSLRDLPDIEMLEDSGLLSRREFTSEFGSPAGDDRDETVEQDME